Proteins encoded by one window of Holosporales bacterium:
- the xseA gene encoding exodeoxyribonuclease VII large subunit, whose translation MQEIVTVAQLSAKIKQTIESGFGVLNVRGEVSGLKRHASGHTYFSLKDNEAVINAICWRGVKCADKLSEGLDVICTARLTTYQQHSNYQLFVTDVQPAGQGALLKMLQELKERLLKEGLFDSLKKKPLPYLPKVIGVITSPSGAVIRDICHRISDRFPVRVLLWPVAVQGDGAAEQVVNAIKGFNEIKLNDGLIPRPDVIIVARGGGSFEDLMPFNDEAVVRAASASSIPLISAIGHETDSTLLDLAADVRAPTPTAAAEMSVPVKDDLLAVVMDLKNRLKSGLQRTLKSNEETLKNTVKRLPASWQVVGSSAQKLDHMFDMVKSRVSSHYEHKKHSLIKALVLFYAKKPDTVRFGHNVHETYGKLSVICKELLSNKIFYIERLSGLLDSFCYQKTLQRGFAVVSGSDGKVISTSDQAVSCNQMRITFKDGHVLATPVR comes from the coding sequence ATGCAAGAAATCGTAACCGTCGCTCAGCTAAGCGCTAAAATAAAGCAGACTATCGAGTCCGGTTTCGGCGTGCTGAACGTGCGCGGTGAGGTCAGCGGCCTTAAAAGGCATGCCTCTGGCCACACTTATTTCAGTCTTAAAGACAACGAAGCGGTCATAAACGCGATATGCTGGCGAGGAGTGAAATGTGCCGATAAATTAAGCGAAGGGCTTGATGTCATCTGCACCGCGCGCCTTACGACTTATCAACAGCATTCGAACTATCAATTGTTTGTTACAGATGTCCAACCCGCTGGCCAGGGCGCTCTGCTTAAAATGCTGCAAGAGCTCAAGGAACGTCTGCTAAAAGAAGGATTGTTTGATTCTTTGAAGAAAAAACCATTACCCTACTTGCCAAAAGTGATTGGTGTAATTACCTCGCCAAGCGGAGCCGTGATCCGCGATATATGTCACCGGATATCTGACCGCTTTCCTGTGCGTGTATTGCTGTGGCCGGTAGCAGTTCAAGGTGACGGCGCGGCAGAGCAAGTTGTAAATGCCATTAAGGGATTTAATGAAATCAAGCTTAATGACGGCTTAATTCCGCGGCCGGATGTAATCATCGTCGCCCGCGGTGGCGGCAGTTTTGAGGACCTGATGCCATTTAATGATGAGGCCGTAGTGCGCGCAGCATCAGCCAGTAGCATTCCTTTGATTTCTGCAATTGGGCATGAGACAGACAGTACCCTGCTTGATTTGGCTGCTGATGTACGGGCGCCTACTCCCACTGCGGCTGCCGAGATGTCTGTGCCAGTCAAAGATGATCTGCTGGCCGTCGTTATGGACCTTAAAAACCGCTTAAAATCAGGCCTTCAGCGCACCTTAAAATCCAACGAAGAAACTTTAAAAAATACAGTCAAGCGCTTACCCGCTTCCTGGCAAGTGGTTGGGTCTTCAGCCCAAAAGCTTGATCACATGTTCGATATGGTTAAATCTAGGGTATCGTCTCATTACGAGCACAAGAAGCACTCGCTGATAAAGGCCCTCGTGCTGTTTTATGCAAAAAAGCCGGATACCGTTCGCTTTGGACACAATGTCCACGAAACTTACGGCAAACTTAGCGTGATCTGCAAAGAGCTGCTTAGCAACAAGATTTTTTATATTGAAAGGCTTAGTGGTTTACTGGACAGCTTTTGCTATCAAAAGACTCTCCAGCGCGGATTTGCGGTAGTATCAGGCTCTGACGGCAAAGTCATAAGCACATCCGATCAGGCCGTGTCATGTAACCAGATGCGCATAACGTTCAAGGACGGACATGTTTTAGCCACTCCAGTGCGTTAA